In Spirosoma pollinicola, the genomic window CGTTGAGCAGCAATTACAGGGACGTGTGGCCGGAGTTACGGTTATCACGAACGGACAGCCTGGAACTTCCAGCCAGATTCGTGTTCGGGGCTTTGGCTCATTTGGAGGTAACCAGCCACTATATGTAGTGGATGGTGTGCCTACCCAGAACATCCAGTACATTTCGCCTGATGATATTGAAAGTACAACGGTACTGAAAGATGCAGCATCGGCCTCTATCTATGGAGCGCGGGCAGCCTCGGGCGTTATTGTTATTACCACTAAAAAAGGCAAACGGCGGTCTCAAAAACTAAGCATCAGTTATGATGGATTGTATGGAGTAACTGACCCCGGAAATGGGCCAAAGAATCTTAATCCTCAAGAACAGGCCGACTGGACCTGGCAGGCTCGTAAAAATGATATCTATCAGGCTGGTGGTACGGTTGGCCCGGATAGCTTTACCGGTATTGCTAATGGACAGTATGGATCAGGTCCAACACCGGTATTGCCAGACTATTTGTTAGTAGGTACGAGAACCGGACTATCTGCATCGCAGGTTGATTTGACAGCAGAAGCTAAAAATTACAACGTAAATCCTCTCAACGGAGCTATTTATAATGTAATTCCATCCAATAAAGCAGGAACCGACTGGTATGGGGCTATTACAAGGGTTGCTCCATTGACCCGCCACACGCTGGGCTTTCAGGGTGGTACGGAATCCAGTAGCTTCTACATCAGTTTAGGGGTGCAGAATCAAGCGGGTATTGTGAAGTATAACAACTTCTCCCGCTATTCTCTGCGTGCTAATACGGAGTTCGACATCACCAAGAAATTACGTTTTGGCGAAAACTTTCAGATAGCCTACATATCCAACACAGGAGTGCTGGGAAGTGTAGGGAGTCAGCTAGGTAATAATACCAATAACAACTCCAGCTCGTCGTCGGATGAGAATGACGTTTTGCTTGCTTTCCGTCAATCGCCAATCATTCCGATTTATAACTCATTCGGTGGGTACGCTGGCACAGCAGCCAAGGGTTTTAACAACCCAAGTAACCCTGTCGCCAACCGGGATGCCGCACAGAACAACGGTAACTTCAACATATATGGGTTTGGCAATGCCTATCTCGAATATGATGTGATTCCGGACTTGACCCTCAGAAGCAGCATTGGTGGAACCTATTTCAGTAATTACTACAATAGCTATGGACGGGTGCAGTACGAAAACTCGGAAAATAACACGACCTATACGTACGGTGAAGGATCGGGTTACGGCTTATCATGGACGTTCACTAACACAGCCGCTTACAAACATAAGTTCGGCATTCATGACATCTCGGTGTTAGGCGGTATTGAAGCCCTAAACACCGGTTCTGGACGCAGCATTAGCGGGTCGGGTCAAAACCCATTTACCACCGATCCTAACTATGTGACAATCAGTACGACTACGCCTGGCGCTACTCGCCAAGTAGATAGTTTTTATGGATTGGGCAACAACTTCTTCTCACTGTTTGCACAGGCTCGGTACACGTTCAACGATAAGTATATCGTAACAGGTGTTGTTCGTCGGGACGGTTCATCGCAGTTTGCTCCCAGCAATCGCTACGGGGTATTCCCGGCTATATCGGGTGCATGGCGGATTTCTTCGGAGGAGTTCATGAAAAATCTGCCGTGGATATCGGATTTAAAGATTCGTGGTGGATATGGTATCATGGGTAACTCGAACTTCCTGAGCGCTACTAACCAGTATAACCTGTTTGCCTCTAATGCGGGTAATGGTTACGACATCGGTGCTTCAAATGGTACAGTTGCATCGGGATTCTACCGCAGCCAGATTGGTAACGCGGCTGCTAAATGGGAAAGCAGTATCACCTCGAACATCGGTATTGATGGCGCTTTCTTCAACAACAAATTAGAAGTTGTAGTTGATTTCTGGCAGAAGAACACCAAAGACCTCCTGTTCCAGTTGAGCCTGCCTGGTGTTGTAGGTGACCGGGCCAGCGCACCTTTCTCCAACGTTGCGGCTATGAGCAACAAGGGAATTGACCTGTTGCTGACCAATCGCGGAACAGTTGCCGGTGGATTGACGTACGAAGTGACGGGTATTGCCAGTTACTTAAGTAATAAAATTACATCGCTGGCTCCGGGTGTTCCTTATACCCAGTCGGGTGGTACGCGTTTGAGTGGTAACGTAGTTCGTAACGCGCCAAATCAGGCCCTCTCATCTTTCTACGGGTACAAAGTAATCGGTCTTTTCAATAGCAAAGCAGAAGTGGACGCGGCCCCTACGCAGGATGGAGCAGCTCCAGGCCGTTTCCGGTATCAGGACCTTAACGGCGATGGCAAGATCGATGACAACGACCGGCAGTTCCTGGGTAGCCCAATTCCGAAAGTGACGGGTAGTATTACACTGACTCTTCGCTACAAAGGATTTGATCTGGCAACCAACCTGTATGCTACGTTTGGCAACAAAATCTTTAATAACCAACGCTGGTTTACCGACTTCTATCCTTCTTTTACAGGAGCCGCTGTTTCCGCACGGGTGAAAGATTCCTGGTTGCCAACGCACACGGATACAAAGATTCCTATTTTCGAAAGTGCGTCGAATTTCAGTACCAACACACAGCCAAACTCATACTATGTTGAAAATGGCTCATATGGCCGGATGCAGTACCTGACTTTAGGTTACACACTGCCATCTAACCTGCTGACCAAGGTTAACTTAAACAGACTGCGGCTCTCGTTAACAGCAACCAACTTATTCACGATCACCAAATACCAAGGTCTCGATCCCGCCGTTGGTGGCTCGGCAGATACCAACTTTGGTATCGATGTGGGTAATTATCCTATCACCCGTGCCTACAACGTTGGCTTAAGTTTCGGTTTCTAAATTAATTGACAGGCTATTCAGCCAATGGTTGAATAGCCTGCTTCAACGACTCTAAATCATCTATTTTCTGAGGAAAATTAGCACTATGAAAACATCGATTATAAAGGGTACGCTCATGGCCAGTATGCTCGCGCTGGTTACGTTCGCCTGCAACGACAAATTTCTGCAAGTACCGGCTACGGGTCAGTTGGCGAGTGACCAATTAACATCACGAGCCGCGCTGGATGGGCTGTTGATTTCAGCTTACTCTCAATTAAATGGCCGGGGCTACGACCAGTCGGCGGCTTCTTTGGATTGGGTACGGGGCGATATGTCGGGGGGGGATGCTAACAAAGGCTCTAACTCCGGTGACTTTAATGCCCTGACACCTTTTCAAACCTATGTGTCATTGAACGCGACGAATGCCGAGGTTAACTTTAAATGGCGGGCATTGTATGAAGGCATTAGCCGGGCCAATATGGTGCTTCGACTAATACCCAGTGCGGCATCGGATGTTACGGATGCCGACAAGAAGCGCATCTCGGGCGAAGCTCGTTTTCTGCGGGGGCATTATTATTTCATGCTAAAACGCCAGTTTAACATGGTTCCTTATGTTGACGAAACTGTCGACTACGGTACGGGCGTTGATAAAGTTCCTAACACAGAAGATATCTGGGCTAAAATTGAGGCTGATTTCCAATTTGCGCAAACGAATCTTCCTGCTACGCAATCGGCTTCCGGCCGGGCGAATAGCTGGGCGGCAGCATCTTATTTAGCCAAGACATACTTGTATGAAAAAAAGTATGCACTGGCTAAAGCGTTGTTTGACCAGATTATTGCCAGCGGAACAACGGCGTCAGGGGTTAAATATGCACTGGTTGCCAATTACACCGATATTTTTAATGCGGCCAAGGAAACCAATTCGGAATCTATTTTTGCCGATCAGGCTGCTGCCAACACGGGTAGCGCAGATAATGCTAACCCAAACCTGAACCTGAACTTCCCTTATAATACGGGTTCAGCAGGTCCGGCAGGTTGCTGCGGATTTTTCCCGCCTACCTTCGAAATGGCCAACTCGTTTCGGGTAAATGCCAATGGGTTGCCTTTACTGGATGGCTCGTATAATTCGTCGGCTAATGAGTTAGTGACCGATATGGGCCTAGCCTCCAGTGCAGCTTTCACACCTGATGCAGGCCCGGTTGATCCACGATTGGATTGGTCAGTTGGTCGTCGGGGTCTTCCTTATTTGGATTGGTCGGTTCACCCAGGTCAGGACTGGATTCGTGACCAGACATTTGCGGGTCCTTATTCACCTAAAAAGTTCGTTTTTTACAAATCGCAGGATAAAACGCTGACCGATGGTAGTTCCTGGACGGATGGATACTCGGCTATTAACTACAACTTTATTCGTTATGCCGATGTACTGCTGATGGCTGCCGAATGTGAAGTTGAAGTAGGTAGCTTAGCCACATCGCTGAACTATGTTAACCTGGTGCGTAATCGCTCTGCAAATTCTGCTTTCTGGGTGAAAACAGCTGCCGGTGCTAATGCAGCTAACTACAAAATTGCCCCTTACACGGCTTTTGCTGATCAGGCAACTGCCCGGACAGCGATTCAGTTTGAGCGTAAACTGGAACTATCGGGCGAAGGCCACCGGTTCTTTGACCTTGTTCGTTGGGGTGTAGCCGCTCCGGTGCTGAATGCGTTTATCGCCTACGAAAGCAAAAAACTACCCGTAGCCTATGCCGGTGCTAAATTCACCGCAGGTCGGGATGAATACCTGCCGATTCCACAAACGCAGATTGATTACCAGGCTACAGACGCCAGCGGTAAGAAAATCCTGACTCAGAATCCAGGTTATTAATTTACAGGTTACGTATCATAAAAAGTCCCCGATCTCCTGAGCAGATCGGGGACTTTTTATGTATGGGTCATTACGCTACGCCACCTTACAGGTCACACCGTCAATCGCTTCCAGTGCCTTCAGAAGCAAGAGAGAATTGATTAGGCTGCCTGTAAACGAACAACTTCCAATTCTGCACCTTTTTCCACAGCATCCTGTGCCTGGGTAAGCAGGCGATTAGTAATTTCAGCGTCAAAATACTTTTCTCCACAATTAGAACAAATACGGGCTGGAACGTCCTTAAAAACGATAATCGCTCCATCCCGTTCTAAAGTAACGGTTGTCAAGCCAGCCTCAGGCGTGCCAACTTTGCAGGTTAAACAGGTCATCGCTTTTTGGTTTTAAAATCAGCTTCCCAAATAAAAACGCTTGGTTCGTAAGCAGTTACGATAAAGCACTCTCCTGTTTCATCTTGTGCTACAACAATGTGAATAGGACGGCTGTGTACGAAACCTAAACGTAGAACGCTCGGATAAGGTTTATCATTGGGATACTCTGTAATAGTTTCACCTTTATTAATAACCGCATCTACTTCAGGTTGTGTAATGTTACGCTTAAACATCTGTTCAACTGCATGAAGTCTGTATGTTACTTTTTTGCAATTCATTACGCTACGCCACCTTACAAGTCACACCGTCAATCGCTTCTAGTGCCTTCAGGAATGAGTTGGCGGGGGAGACTTTCAACGTTCTTGCCTGCAAACTAACTTCGATTCGCTCGCTGTGATCAATCACATTGAGCGATAGTGTACAACTGCCGGGGTGGGCATTCACTAACTCGTTAATTCTGGCTACAAGTTGAGCATTCAACGCATCTAAAGTCAGCGATACGCGCAGCTCTTTGCAGAATTTCTCCCGCATATCGTTCAGTAACCGGATGCTGGTGGGCTTGAACTCTAATTGCTCGGAACCCCATTTGTTCTGAGTTTTGCCCGTAATGTGCAGGAAACGACCCACCTCAATGTATTGCACCAGCCTCACATAATCATCGCCGAAAAGGGCCATTTCGAGGGATGAATTATAGTCCTCGACTTTGAAAATACAGAACGGGTTACCGCTTTTAGTGACCCGCATTTGCACGGCCGATACGATGCAGCCAACCTTGATTTCGGGTTGTTTCGTCTCGAAAATGTTGGCCAGTGTACAGTTGCAGAATCCGTCCATTTCGAGTTTGAACTCATCGAGCGGGTGTCCCGTGATGTAAAAGCCAACGACGTCCTTCTCGAATTTCAATTTTTCGATCTGGTTCCATTCTGTTACCATAGGGGCCTTGGGCCGCGCAAGCATCGGCTCCCCATTCATCATGGCGCCAAACAGCGACTGTTGGGCGGCTGCTTTCTCGGCGTGGTAGTTACTGCCGTAGCGGATAATTTTGTCAAGAAATGGCGAGGTATCGGTGTCCGACATATCGAAATACTGCGCCCGGTGATACTCGTCGATACTATCGAACGCACCGGCGTAAGCCAGCGATTCCCAGGTTTTCTTGTTCACCGTGCGGAGGTTGACCCGAACTGCAAAATCAAATATATCTTTAAACGGTCCGCCCGCCTTGCGCTCCTCAATGATGGCTTCTACGGCGGCATCACCTGCACCTTTAATACCCCCCAGGCCGAAGCGAATTTCGCCCTTTTTGTTAACACCAAAGAAGCGTTCCGACTCGTTTACATCGGGCCCCAGAACGGGAATGTTAATATTCTTACATTCTTCCATGAAGAACGTAATCTTGTCAATCGTACCCAGACAGCTCGTTAATACGGCCGCCATATACTCAGGCCGGTAGTGAGCTTTTAGAAAAGCCGTTTGATAGGCAACGAATGCGTAACAGGTTGAGTGCGATTTGTTAAAGGCGTAGGAAGCGAAGGCTTCCCAATCGGTCCAGACTTTTTCGCATACTTTCAGGGGCAGGTTGTTAGATGCACAGCCATCCATAAACTTACCCTTCATTTTATCCAGCGTGGCTTTGTCTTTCTTTCCCATCGCCTTTCGCAGTACGTCGGCGTCGCCTTTGGTGAAATTGCCAAGCTTCTGCGAGAGCAGCATCAACTGCTCCTGATAAACCGTAATGCCATAGGTGTCAGCCAGATACTCTTCCATTTCTGGCATGTCGTACTTGACTTCTTCGCGGCCGTGTTTGCGGTTGATGTAGTTCGGAATGTAAGCAATTGGACCCGGACGGTAGAGGGCGTTCATGGCAATGAGGTCACCAAAGCGGTCAGGCTTCAGGTCTTTCATGTGCTTTTTCATACCGTCGGATTCAAACTGGAAAACGGCATTTGTTTCGCCCCGCTGGAAGAGCTTGTAGGTTTCCTCGTCGTCAAGGGGAATATCATCAATGTCGGTTTCGACACCGTTGATCAAAAAGCCGCCGTGATTTTGCCGGATCAGTCGCAGACATTCCTTAATGATGGTCAGGTTTCGCAGACCCAGAAAGTCCATCTTGATTACACCCGCATCCTCAATAACTTTCCCCTCATATTGGGTAATAATCAGGTTTGTATCTTTTGAGGTCGACACCGGAACAATGTCCGACAAATCGCTGGGGGCGATGATAATACCGGCTGCATGAAGGCCGGTATTGCGTACCGTGCCTTCGAGTTTTCGGGCTTGTTTGAGTACGGCAGATACCTTTTCGTAGTCAACGATCCGCATGGCCGCTGCCGCGCTCTTATCGCCCGATTCGAGTGCCCGCATCCGCTTCACGTTATCCAGTTCTTCGGGCTGGATAACGCTTGCCAAACCGCCCGGCCCATCGAGTGGGTCCTCGAAAATGCGCTTGAGCGTCATGTTGTATGTCGGCTTGTCGGGCACAAGTTTCACCACGGCGTTGGCATCCTGCAACGGCAAATCCATCACCCGAGCCACGTCTTTGATCGACGATTTCGACGCCATTGTGCCGTAGGTTACAATCTGCGCTACCTGCGACTTGCCATACTTCTGAACAACGTAATCAATCACTTTCTGCCGGCCTTCATCGTCGAAGTCCGTATCAATATCGGGCATCGACTTCCGGTCGGGGTTCAGGAACCGCTCGAACAGCAAGTCGTATTTAATGGGGTCAATATTTGTGATACCCGTGCAATATGCCACCGCGCTACCCGCTGCCGACCCACGGCCCGGCCCAATCATAACACCCAGATCGCGCCCGGCCTTAATGAAGTCGGCTACAATAAGGAAGTACCCGGCGAATCCCATTGTCTTGATCGTGAACAGTTCAAAATCAAGGCGTTCCTGAATGTGGGGCAGGATGTCAACGTAGCGTTCTTTAGCACCCGTGTAGGTCAGGTGGCGCAGGTATTCCCACTGGTTCAGTACGTCGTCGGTATGCTGCTGGAACTCCTGCGGGATAGGGAAGTTGGGAAGCATAATATCGCGCTTCAACTTCAGCGTTTCGACCTTGCCAACGATCTCGTTGGTATTGTCGATGGCTTCGGGCAGGTCTTTGAACAGCGTCGTCATCTCCTGCGTGTTCTTAAAATAGAACTGGTCGCTGAAGAAGGCAAAGCGGGTGTTCTTCGGCATCACATCATCGTCGCTGAAATCCTTCATCGACGGCGTGCTTTGCTTTTCGTTGGTGTTCACGCACAGCAGAATATCATGCGCTACCCAGTCGTCCTGATCGACATAGTGCGAATCGTTGGACGCGATGATCTTAACGTTGTATTTCCGGGCGAACTTGATCAGAATTTCATTGGCTTTAATCTGATCGGGAATTTCATGGCGTTGAAGTTCAACGTAATAATCTTCGCCGAAGCGGTCGAGCCACCATTTGAATTCAATTTCGCCCGCAGCTTCGCCTTTTTTCAGAATGGTTTTTGGAACGGAGGCACCAATGCAGCAAGTAGAGGCAATCAGCCCTTCTTTATACTTATCAATCAGCTCTTTGGTAACGCGGGGATATTTACCATAAAGCCCCTCCATGTAGCCCAATGAACACAGTTTTGCCAGATTTTTATAGCCCTGCGCGTTTTTGGCTAACAAAAGCTGGTGGTATCGAACGTCTTTTTTCTCTTTTGTGAACTGTTTGATCGTATGATCTTCCACCACATAGAACTCGCAGCCGACAATGGGTTTGATGCCCTGCTTACTGGCTTCGGCCACAAATTCGAACACGCCGAACATATTACCGTGATCGGTAATGGCAACGGCGGGCATATTATCAGCTTTCGCCTTCTTGATCAGCTTCTTAATATCGGCCTGACCGTCGAGCAGCGAGTATTGGGTATGGCAGTGGAGGTGAGAGAATTGCATATGTCTGATCGGACCGCCGACGCGGCCGGGATTA contains:
- the dnaE gene encoding DNA polymerase III subunit alpha, translating into MQFSHLHCHTQYSLLDGQADIKKLIKKAKADNMPAVAITDHGNMFGVFEFVAEASKQGIKPIVGCEFYVVEDHTIKQFTKEKKDVRYHQLLLAKNAQGYKNLAKLCSLGYMEGLYGKYPRVTKELIDKYKEGLIASTCCIGASVPKTILKKGEAAGEIEFKWWLDRFGEDYYVELQRHEIPDQIKANEILIKFARKYNVKIIASNDSHYVDQDDWVAHDILLCVNTNEKQSTPSMKDFSDDDVMPKNTRFAFFSDQFYFKNTQEMTTLFKDLPEAIDNTNEIVGKVETLKLKRDIMLPNFPIPQEFQQHTDDVLNQWEYLRHLTYTGAKERYVDILPHIQERLDFELFTIKTMGFAGYFLIVADFIKAGRDLGVMIGPGRGSAAGSAVAYCTGITNIDPIKYDLLFERFLNPDRKSMPDIDTDFDDEGRQKVIDYVVQKYGKSQVAQIVTYGTMASKSSIKDVARVMDLPLQDANAVVKLVPDKPTYNMTLKRIFEDPLDGPGGLASVIQPEELDNVKRMRALESGDKSAAAAMRIVDYEKVSAVLKQARKLEGTVRNTGLHAAGIIIAPSDLSDIVPVSTSKDTNLIITQYEGKVIEDAGVIKMDFLGLRNLTIIKECLRLIRQNHGGFLINGVETDIDDIPLDDEETYKLFQRGETNAVFQFESDGMKKHMKDLKPDRFGDLIAMNALYRPGPIAYIPNYINRKHGREEVKYDMPEMEEYLADTYGITVYQEQLMLLSQKLGNFTKGDADVLRKAMGKKDKATLDKMKGKFMDGCASNNLPLKVCEKVWTDWEAFASYAFNKSHSTCYAFVAYQTAFLKAHYRPEYMAAVLTSCLGTIDKITFFMEECKNINIPVLGPDVNESERFFGVNKKGEIRFGLGGIKGAGDAAVEAIIEERKAGGPFKDIFDFAVRVNLRTVNKKTWESLAYAGAFDSIDEYHRAQYFDMSDTDTSPFLDKIIRYGSNYHAEKAAAQQSLFGAMMNGEPMLARPKAPMVTEWNQIEKLKFEKDVVGFYITGHPLDEFKLEMDGFCNCTLANIFETKQPEIKVGCIVSAVQMRVTKSGNPFCIFKVEDYNSSLEMALFGDDYVRLVQYIEVGRFLHITGKTQNKWGSEQLEFKPTSIRLLNDMREKFCKELRVSLTLDALNAQLVARINELVNAHPGSCTLSLNVIDHSERIEVSLQARTLKVSPANSFLKALEAIDGVTCKVA
- a CDS encoding DUF4258 domain-containing protein translates to MNCKKVTYRLHAVEQMFKRNITQPEVDAVINKGETITEYPNDKPYPSVLRLGFVHSRPIHIVVAQDETGECFIVTAYEPSVFIWEADFKTKKR
- a CDS encoding RagB/SusD family nutrient uptake outer membrane protein; this encodes MKTSIIKGTLMASMLALVTFACNDKFLQVPATGQLASDQLTSRAALDGLLISAYSQLNGRGYDQSAASLDWVRGDMSGGDANKGSNSGDFNALTPFQTYVSLNATNAEVNFKWRALYEGISRANMVLRLIPSAASDVTDADKKRISGEARFLRGHYYFMLKRQFNMVPYVDETVDYGTGVDKVPNTEDIWAKIEADFQFAQTNLPATQSASGRANSWAAASYLAKTYLYEKKYALAKALFDQIIASGTTASGVKYALVANYTDIFNAAKETNSESIFADQAAANTGSADNANPNLNLNFPYNTGSAGPAGCCGFFPPTFEMANSFRVNANGLPLLDGSYNSSANELVTDMGLASSAAFTPDAGPVDPRLDWSVGRRGLPYLDWSVHPGQDWIRDQTFAGPYSPKKFVFYKSQDKTLTDGSSWTDGYSAINYNFIRYADVLLMAAECEVEVGSLATSLNYVNLVRNRSANSAFWVKTAAGANAANYKIAPYTAFADQATARTAIQFERKLELSGEGHRFFDLVRWGVAAPVLNAFIAYESKKLPVAYAGAKFTAGRDEYLPIPQTQIDYQATDASGKKILTQNPGY
- a CDS encoding type II toxin-antitoxin system MqsA family antitoxin is translated as MTCLTCKVGTPEAGLTTVTLERDGAIIVFKDVPARICSNCGEKYFDAEITNRLLTQAQDAVEKGAELEVVRLQAA
- a CDS encoding SusC/RagA family TonB-linked outer membrane protein, translated to MKSTFYRFLQTAFLGAVLLLGSLKASAQDHQVTGKVVGADGPVPGANIVLKGTQTGTSTDANGSFKISVRGSSPTLVISAIGFKTQEVAVGNQTNIDIRIEDDATALSEVVVTGYTTENRRDVTGAVSTVKPAQLKVVPSTNVEQQLQGRVAGVTVITNGQPGTSSQIRVRGFGSFGGNQPLYVVDGVPTQNIQYISPDDIESTTVLKDAASASIYGARAASGVIVITTKKGKRRSQKLSISYDGLYGVTDPGNGPKNLNPQEQADWTWQARKNDIYQAGGTVGPDSFTGIANGQYGSGPTPVLPDYLLVGTRTGLSASQVDLTAEAKNYNVNPLNGAIYNVIPSNKAGTDWYGAITRVAPLTRHTLGFQGGTESSSFYISLGVQNQAGIVKYNNFSRYSLRANTEFDITKKLRFGENFQIAYISNTGVLGSVGSQLGNNTNNNSSSSSDENDVLLAFRQSPIIPIYNSFGGYAGTAAKGFNNPSNPVANRDAAQNNGNFNIYGFGNAYLEYDVIPDLTLRSSIGGTYFSNYYNSYGRVQYENSENNTTYTYGEGSGYGLSWTFTNTAAYKHKFGIHDISVLGGIEALNTGSGRSISGSGQNPFTTDPNYVTISTTTPGATRQVDSFYGLGNNFFSLFAQARYTFNDKYIVTGVVRRDGSSQFAPSNRYGVFPAISGAWRISSEEFMKNLPWISDLKIRGGYGIMGNSNFLSATNQYNLFASNAGNGYDIGASNGTVASGFYRSQIGNAAAKWESSITSNIGIDGAFFNNKLEVVVDFWQKNTKDLLFQLSLPGVVGDRASAPFSNVAAMSNKGIDLLLTNRGTVAGGLTYEVTGIASYLSNKITSLAPGVPYTQSGGTRLSGNVVRNAPNQALSSFYGYKVIGLFNSKAEVDAAPTQDGAAPGRFRYQDLNGDGKIDDNDRQFLGSPIPKVTGSITLTLRYKGFDLATNLYATFGNKIFNNQRWFTDFYPSFTGAAVSARVKDSWLPTHTDTKIPIFESASNFSTNTQPNSYYVENGSYGRMQYLTLGYTLPSNLLTKVNLNRLRLSLTATNLFTITKYQGLDPAVGGSADTNFGIDVGNYPITRAYNVGLSFGF